One Natranaerovirga hydrolytica genomic window carries:
- a CDS encoding TraB/GumN family protein translates to MKRKFNLFIVLMVILSFSSSTFVIGQEQEETIYLQVNHSDVDFEQSSTWVEDTLYIPFRALFDGLNGEVLWNNDTREATGIYEDYTLTIGIDSEEIISSTNLDFNYEEDVMIVNERILISAELINHTLPLYTYWFEEEQTVLATIPSKGFFWEVENDDNLVYLLGSIHLGTEDLFPIQREIEYAFLDSDYLVLEADIQTISEEDIAYMESIMVFDDGTTLEDHISEEIYNELESYMAQFDIPIEAVNTFKPWSLSMEVDSINYALSGLYPEYGIETYFLTHRPEDMPIIELEGLRYQLDLFDNYSMALQEVLLASSLGDPEEIGEQLHQLVDTWKKGDLDRLEALTIYESIDPEYDHLMDEYNEALLTIRNYEMVDAIEELLNDEEGNTYFVIIGAAHYVGEDGIIHLLEEKDFEVLHY, encoded by the coding sequence ATGAAAAGGAAATTCAATTTATTTATTGTATTAATGGTTATTTTATCTTTTAGCTCATCTACTTTTGTAATTGGGCAAGAACAAGAAGAAACGATTTATTTACAAGTTAATCATTCTGATGTAGATTTTGAACAATCCTCTACTTGGGTTGAAGACACCTTATACATTCCATTTAGAGCACTTTTTGATGGTTTAAATGGAGAGGTTCTTTGGAATAATGATACTAGAGAAGCCACTGGTATATACGAAGACTACACGCTAACCATTGGCATAGATTCAGAAGAGATTATTTCTTCTACTAATCTAGATTTTAATTATGAAGAAGACGTTATGATTGTTAACGAACGGATATTAATCTCGGCTGAACTAATCAATCATACTTTACCATTGTATACCTATTGGTTTGAAGAGGAGCAGACAGTATTAGCAACCATTCCTTCAAAAGGTTTCTTTTGGGAAGTGGAAAATGACGATAATCTGGTTTATTTGCTTGGTTCTATTCATTTAGGAACAGAGGATTTATTTCCAATTCAACGTGAAATAGAATATGCATTTTTAGATTCTGATTACTTAGTTCTTGAAGCGGATATCCAAACCATAAGTGAAGAAGATATTGCTTACATGGAATCTATAATGGTTTTTGACGATGGAACCACTTTAGAAGACCATATTTCAGAAGAAATTTATAATGAATTAGAATCTTATATGGCTCAATTCGATATACCTATTGAAGCCGTTAATACATTCAAACCTTGGAGCTTAAGTATGGAAGTAGATTCTATTAATTATGCTTTAAGCGGTTTATATCCTGAATATGGTATAGAAACATATTTCTTAACCCATAGACCAGAAGATATGCCAATAATTGAATTAGAAGGATTACGTTATCAACTGGATTTATTTGATAACTATTCTATGGCATTACAAGAAGTTCTTTTGGCTTCATCATTAGGCGATCCAGAAGAAATAGGAGAACAACTTCATCAATTAGTTGATACTTGGAAAAAAGGAGATTTAGATCGCTTAGAAGCCCTCACTATTTATGAAAGTATTGATCCTGAATATGACCATTTAATGGATGAATACAATGAAGCCCTCCTGACCATCAGAAATTATGAAATGGTTGACGCTATTGAAGAACTATTAAATGATGAGGAAGGTAATACTTACTTTGTAATCATCGG